Proteins encoded by one window of Lycium barbarum isolate Lr01 chromosome 11, ASM1917538v2, whole genome shotgun sequence:
- the LOC132620200 gene encoding uncharacterized protein LOC132620200, with the protein MRINDRMMVIKLVIGGFALNIISAYAPQAGLDEEEKRRFWEDWDEMVVSIPPTEKLFIGGDFIGHIGSISRGYDEVHRGFGFRDRNGGEVSLLDFAKAFGLVVANLSFPKKEEHLEGTETLCGEIWSTLIGIKTLDIEGV; encoded by the exons atgAGGATCAATGACAGGATGATGGTGATTAAGTTGGTCATTGGAGGGTTCGCCTtaaacattattagtgcttacgcgccgcAAGCGGGTTTGGATGAGGAGGAAaaaaggcgcttttgggaggactgGGATGAAATGGTGGTAagtataccgcctactgagaagttattcataggaggagatttcaTTGGGCACATTGGGTCTATTTCGAGAGGCTATGATGAGGTGCATAGAGGATTTGGCTTCAGGGACAGGAATGGTGGAGAAGTCTCACTCTTGGATTTCGCAAAGGCTTTTGGATTGGTGGTAGCCAACTTGAGTTttccgaagaaggaggagcacttg gaggggacagagacattgtgtggGGAGATTTGGAGCACTCTGATAGGCATCAAGACTTTGGATATTgaaggagtataa